One Glycine soja cultivar W05 chromosome 2, ASM419377v2, whole genome shotgun sequence genomic region harbors:
- the LOC114391533 gene encoding uncharacterized protein LOC114391533: protein MASSSSSLFRSIPISFPHTQCALKSPRLSLRASATPSQKARFVARRKESVSVRQLQRPLIEYMRLPASQYSVLDAERIERVNENTFRCYVYRFKFFNFEVCPVLLVKVEEQPDGCCIKLLSCKLEGSPMVAAQNDKFDAEAEAIFLYSSLGKESENINANRSLMQQLTSDTIIEVSIEIPFPFQAIPKQAIESAGTQVLEQILRIMLPRFMSQLEKDYQAWASGDTSRQPLGTGEI, encoded by the exons atggcttcttcttcttcttctctgtttCGTTCCATTCCCATTTCCTTTCCACACACCCAATGCGCTCTCAAATCCCCGCGCCTCTCGCTTCGTGCTTCGGCCACTCCGAGCCAGAAGGCTCGGTTCGTCGCTCGCCGCAAGGAGTCCGTTTCGGTTCGGCAACTCCAACGCCCCCTAA TTGAGTACATGCGGTTACCAGCGAGTCAGTATTCAGTGTTGGATGCAGAGAGGATTGAGCGGGTAAACGAAAACACGTTTAGGTGTTACGTTTATAGGTTCAAGTTCTTCAACTTTGAGGTTTGTCCTGTGTTGTTGGTGAAAGTGGAAGAGCAACCTGATGGATGTTGCATCAAGCTCTTGTCTTGCAAG CTTGAGGGCTCGCCAATGGTTGCTGCACAGAATGACAAGTTTGATG CAGAAGCTGAGGCAATTTTCTTGTACTCTTCTCTAGGAAAGGAAAGTGAAAACAT CAATGCTAACAGGTCATTGATGCAGCAACTCACATCAGACACTATAATTGAG GTAAGCATTGAAATTCCTTTTCCTTTCCAAGCAATACCAAAGCAAGCAATTGAATCAGCTGGGACTCAAGTCCTTGAACAAATACTCAGGATTATGCTTCCCCGTTTTATGTCACAG